The Candidatus Binatia bacterium genome contains a region encoding:
- a CDS encoding sulfatase encodes MTLRLRHLCRGLLLAAVLVVALSLWRYSRPHVGAGYAVLDTAVYADPGRGALPVGAIVRLAAGAPARPPNIVIILADDLGYGDLGAYGNTGIRTPHVDALAHDGARFTDFYAAASTCSPARAGLLTGRYPLRTGITFPIQPAGDNLARKLNRRIGSVFAALGVTDLVQGGESAVPGLPASEITLPEALKIAGYGTGMVGKWHLGDFRGDPQYHPHRHGFDFFAGFPSTNDEFPYQYWKNDTVVDPDIGLRQGHLTAAITREAVAFIDAHQTKPFFLYLAHKNPHIPLVAAADFDGRSPMGPYGDAVEELDWSVGEVVDALRTRDLLDNTLVIFTSDNGPWHLGNPGRLRGRKGQPLEGGQRVPLIAHWPGRVPAGRTVDTPLMHIDLFPTLLAIAGVEPPADRIVDGRDFRDVLHGVATASPHGALFFFNANVIDGARGGAWKYYRWVSLYTAPLPLDKIDTLAGRAARRYTYTDPRTGQTAPLLTHMPLLFNLGLDPNESYNVVDRHPADAARLHAAIESWERDFFANPRGWR; translated from the coding sequence ATGACGCTGCGCCTCCGCCATCTGTGCCGCGGGCTGCTCCTTGCCGCCGTCCTCGTCGTGGCGCTCTCGCTCTGGCGTTACTCCCGGCCCCACGTCGGGGCGGGGTATGCCGTGCTCGACACCGCCGTCTACGCCGATCCCGGCCGCGGTGCCTTGCCCGTCGGCGCCATCGTGCGGCTCGCCGCCGGGGCGCCGGCCCGGCCGCCCAACATCGTCATTATCCTCGCTGACGACCTCGGCTACGGCGACCTCGGCGCCTACGGCAATACCGGCATCCGCACTCCACACGTCGATGCACTCGCCCATGACGGCGCCCGCTTCACCGACTTCTACGCTGCCGCCTCCACCTGCTCACCCGCCCGTGCCGGCCTCCTCACCGGCCGCTACCCGCTGCGCACCGGCATCACCTTCCCCATCCAACCCGCGGGCGATAACCTCGCCCGTAAACTCAACCGCCGCATCGGTAGCGTCTTCGCCGCCCTCGGCGTCACCGACCTCGTCCAGGGCGGCGAGTCCGCTGTCCCCGGTCTGCCGGCCTCCGAAATTACCCTCCCCGAAGCACTCAAGATCGCCGGCTACGGCACCGGCATGGTTGGCAAGTGGCACCTCGGCGACTTCCGCGGCGACCCGCAGTACCACCCGCACCGCCATGGCTTCGACTTCTTCGCCGGCTTTCCCTCCACCAACGACGAGTTCCCTTACCAGTACTGGAAAAACGATACCGTCGTGGATCCCGATATCGGCCTCCGCCAGGGCCACCTCACCGCCGCCATTACCCGCGAAGCCGTCGCCTTCATCGACGCTCACCAGACTAAACCGTTCTTCCTCTACCTCGCTCACAAGAACCCCCATATCCCCCTCGTCGCCGCCGCCGACTTCGACGGCCGCTCCCCCATGGGTCCTTACGGCGACGCCGTCGAAGAGCTCGACTGGAGCGTCGGCGAGGTCGTCGACGCCCTCCGTACCCGCGACCTGCTCGACAACACCCTCGTCATCTTCACCAGCGACAACGGCCCCTGGCACCTCGGCAACCCCGGTCGTTTGCGCGGCCGTAAAGGACAGCCCCTCGAAGGCGGTCAACGCGTCCCACTCATCGCCCACTGGCCCGGCCGTGTCCCGGCCGGACGCACCGTCGACACCCCGCTCATGCACATCGACCTCTTTCCCACCCTGCTCGCCATCGCCGGGGTCGAACCGCCCGCCGACCGCATCGTCGACGGCCGCGACTTCCGCGACGTCCTGCACGGCGTCGCGACCGCGAGCCCGCACGGGGCGCTGTTCTTCTTCAACGCCAACGTCATCGACGGGGCGCGCGGCGGAGCGTGGAAGTACTACCGCTGGGTCAGCCTCTACACGGCGCCGCTGCCGCTCGATAAGATCGACACGCTGGCCGGGCGTGCCGCTCGCCGTTACACGTACACCGACCCGCGGACCGGCCAGACGGCGCCGCTGCTCACCCACATGCCTCTGCTGTTCAACCTCGGCCTCGATCCGAACGAGTCGTACAACGTCGTCGACCGCCACCCGGCCGACGCCGCGCGCCTGCACGCGGCGATCGAAAGCTGGGAACGCGACTTCTTCGCCAACCCGCGCGGCTGGCGTTGA
- a CDS encoding DNA-binding protein — MRTVTLEVRAPGEAMSDFVEAWKTGKRQRGARIAFASPELLWRVLTAKRWEILKALCGVGAVSVREAARRVGRDVKAVHSDITALLAAGVLTRTERGRVEFPFDAVKVEFLLRAA, encoded by the coding sequence CGCTTGAGGTCCGAGCGCCCGGGGAAGCCATGTCGGACTTCGTGGAGGCATGGAAGACGGGAAAGAGGCAAAGAGGGGCCCGGATCGCGTTTGCGAGTCCAGAACTTCTCTGGCGCGTGCTGACGGCCAAGCGGTGGGAGATCCTGAAGGCACTCTGTGGTGTCGGGGCAGTGTCGGTGCGCGAAGCGGCGCGCCGCGTGGGCCGCGACGTCAAGGCCGTGCACAGCGACATTACGGCTCTGTTGGCCGCCGGTGTGCTCACGCGAACGGAACGCGGCCGGGTGGAGTTCCCGTTCGACGCCGTGAAAGTCGAGTTCCTGCTGCGTGCCGCGTAG
- a CDS encoding response regulator, with product MGAKILLVEDNEQNRYLASFLLEQADCAVVTAANGPDGIERALAGRFDLVLLDIQLPGMDGYAVARALRALPALAGVPIVAVTSYAMPGDREKALAAGCDGYLEKPINPDTFVADVRKFLAGTA from the coding sequence ATGGGAGCGAAGATCCTCCTCGTTGAGGACAACGAGCAGAACCGTTATCTGGCCTCGTTTCTTCTGGAGCAGGCGGACTGTGCGGTGGTGACCGCCGCGAACGGGCCGGACGGGATCGAACGGGCACTGGCCGGGCGCTTCGATCTCGTCCTGCTCGACATCCAGTTGCCGGGCATGGACGGTTACGCGGTTGCCCGCGCGTTGCGCGCGCTGCCCGCGCTGGCGGGCGTGCCCATTGTGGCGGTGACTTCCTACGCCATGCCCGGCGACCGAGAGAAAGCCCTCGCCGCCGGCTGCGACGGCTACCTGGAAAAACCCATCAACCCCGACACGTTCGTGGCGGACGTGCGGAAGTTCCTCGCCGGCACCGCATGA